In Acanthopagrus latus isolate v.2019 chromosome 6, fAcaLat1.1, whole genome shotgun sequence, the genomic window CTGTTTCTCAACGCACTTCCTGTTCTGAGCGGCTGATTGaagctgtggctgtgtgtgtgatacactTGTCATTTTCAACAACTTGCTCTACTTGATAACCTCCCAGTGAATGTAACTCAGACTCTGTGTAGTTTCTATCTGCAACATAAACCAAGCATCAGACTAATAATCACACCAgttatgttttaaagttgtttattagatcattttctccctctcagttCTTTTTTAGCAGGTGAGAACAAACTAAAgatgtgtgaaaaaataatgagagaATAATCCAGAGCAGCTACAGGGAAGAACATCAGAAGTGACAGATAGTGTTGACAGCTGAATGACGTCAGTTCCTCATGATTATAAAGCAAAGTGTAACACAGCAGGAGGCAGAACAATATCGTACAAAACCATAACAATGATAatcatgttttgattattttgacaaataCTGTGATGGCAACATGATTCACTGTTAGCATGAATGATGATGACCTGATGAACTCGATATTATAAAGACCTTTAGGTTCTATCATCAACCTTCAAGTCTTTTCTCTTGCACTTTCATCGTACAAGCGATTGTTAGAAAAATCCGCCGTCTGTTTGAGCGTCTCATCTGTGATTCTGCTGATGATTCAGCCTGTTTCTGTTATAAAGACGAAGAGAGATttaccatttaccatttacaatTTATTACTCAAAGGTCCacatctgatttttattcaagGACAGGCGTCAGGAACGATGAGTAATAACAAATTAGGTGAATTTAATCAATTAACGCCACTTCTCACGTCTTTagtatttaattattaaaaaattaTTTAATTGGAATTATTATTTTAGCATCCAACTTTGCATGTTGTGGTAAAAGAACAAGAAAGTTGTAACAGATGTAGACTTTTGTATTTCAACAAAGAAATATAAGAACAAATCTAAACTTTAAAATGACCTTTGTGATCATTCCAGAGTGGATTTCTGAGTATATTAGTTGCATTTGAATGCACCACGGCATCCCTGTTGTCGCCCCTGCACATGAccagtgattatttttttggttgtaGGTTAAGTTACAggtaacacaaacatttaacacctcatctcatctcatctgatCTCATTATCTCTCTGCTTTATCAGTGAGGGTCGTGGGGATCTTACTGCTTTATCCCCTTTTTTCCAAGGGGTCGTGGGGGTtactggagcctatcccagTTGTCTCTCGGGGCGAAGgcaaacacatttaacacaacaaattaaatctgtttgtgtgtctgcaggtcgTACGGCTGTGTGTTTAAAGCTCATTATAAAGAGACCGGGGAGATTGTGGCCATCAAGCAAGTTCCTGTGGAATCTGACCTGCAGGAGATCATCAAGGAAATCTCCATCATGCAGCAGTGCAACAGGTACCTGTACACACCATTTATGTGATTATACATGTGttggtaaacaaacacacatctgtattATATTATAAGATATTATACTTAGTCATATGAAATTTAGGGCACTTCTGTGACGTTCATCTGAACGCTGTTGTTGAAATGAGACTCAAATATCAAcgtttcttacaaatagcacctgTGGACTTTATTTGACTTACTCAGAACGCTAAAGCTTCATTTTATGTAATGTTCAAATGAGCAGCTGATAGATATTTTTAGGACGGACATGAAAGATTGTGAAGCTGTTTTTTGGAGAAGACAGTGTGGAGGTCTGCTCCGCCTTAAAGCATTTCTGTTTGCCGCTGCCTTTTTAGGATTAATGTTTTTCCACATCTTTGACTGCACTCTGTCGTCCTTTTATATTGCCTTGTTCTTTCAGAATATCTTTTCTTTAATGccctttatgttttatgttatcCACTTTGCCTATTTGCCTTGTTGCCataaaaataaacttgcctCGGAGGATGGTGTGGTGGAAGGCTGGAAATGTTCTTAAGTTAACTAAACAtaaaaactttgattttgaaatgtctgaacTGAATACAAAACCTTCTACAGTTGAAGGTGCCGACTGCATCATCCTGAGtctaatctgtgtttgtgttcagtccACATGTTGTGCGGTACTACGGCAGCTACTTCAAAAACAGTGACCTGTGGATCGTTATGGAGTATTGTGGAGCAGGATCAGTGTCCGATATCATCCGAATACGCAACAAGACGGTAATATAATActcaaaccaacacacacacagtttgtgtagAGCATGGATTATTAGTATAAGTGTACTGAAGtggatgtgtttatgtgtctgtgcGTTGTAGCtaacagaggaggagatagCCACCATCGTGCAGTCAACTCTGAAGGGTCTGGAGTATCTTCACTTCATGAGAAAAATCCACAGAGACATCAAAGCAGGAAACATCCTGCTGAACACGGAGGGCCAGGCCAAGCTGGCCGACTTCGGAGTTGCCGGACAACTCACAGTGAGTGAAATCAAAGAGATTATACAAGAATGAACTGCGACGCATTTTATGCAAAAGTTAAACTCCGGCTTGAGATACTGAATCAGTATCAGTGCAGATGATGATCTAATGAAAATAACAGGTGCTTACTTTGAATAAGATCTGGTTTCTGAGTCAATTTTGATTGCATAAGCCTTCCTGTTTTCTTGAACTATAAGCATTCTCTCTGTAAGAGAGTAAGACATCTATAGAATCTGTAATGTTTGGATTTAACcatctctcctccatctcttcttgtctccacctctcctcctcaggaCACCATGGCGAAGCGAAACACAGTCATCGGCACGCCATTCTGGATGGCTCCAGAGGTCATACAGGAGATCGGCTACAACTGCGTGGCCGACATCTGGTCTCTGGGAATAACAGCTATAGAGATGGCTGAGGGGAAGCCGCCTTACGCTGACATACACCCCATGAGGGTGAGAGAGTCCGTACAGTGCTTTTGTGTATGAGTTGGTTTATGAAGACTGAAGgcctgaaagaaacaaaaagtgtaTTATTTACGTtgagtgtttctctgtggatgCCCACCttagttttttgtttactgAATGATGTTTCCTCTTCTAGGCCATCTTCATGATCCCCACCAACCCACCTCCAACATTCAGGAACCCGGATCTGTGGTCTGAGTCCTTTAGAGACTTTGTCAGCCAGTGTTTGGTGAAAAACCCAGAAACCAGGGCGACTGCCACACAGCTGTTACAGGTAACACAGTGTGAAATGCCACTTCTCAGCCTGAACTGACAGTAGATGCAGCATTTTCCAGCCAGTTTGGTTAGAAACTCTGTGAACAGGTCCACATTAAAGATGGAACATGTCAGTCTCAATCGGTAAAGACTggcattttactgtatttaagaGGCTTTAAAATGCAGCATTAGATGCTATTATATTTGCTGGTGATGAAAATTTAAAATTTGTTTGCACCTTTAATTAGATCTTTCTTAcacattctttgtttttctccacgTCAGCATCCATTCATCAAGTCAGCCAAGCCCAACTCCATCCTCAGAGCCCTGATCACAGACGCCATGGAGATCAAGTTGAAGAGACAAGAAGAagcggagcagagagagcaagaagctgatgatgatgacaattcGGTCTGTAACGTTATCAGTAACAGTATTTGACTTGAAATGGACTTTGTTATTTGGATCCTAACCAGCTTTCACAAAGTGGTCACTTGTCTTCCTGGGGAAACATACCAAATTTAAAAGTTtcataaaacaagaaaaggccAAACAAGCCTAAAATAAAGGATGagataataaattaaatcatgtagcttataattaaataaaaacagaggagtCCCAAAGAAAtcgaaacaaaaagaaaatgaaaacagtcaaaaagcTTCCAAAAGCAAAATGCAGTATCATTTCTGTGAGAATCATCTGGGTTCTTTGTGACGTTTTGAATGAAAATCTTTTATTGTTGGTAACTTTACTAGCTTTGATAGTCCAGAAGTAGAAGCTTTATAGATACAACACAGTGTGTTCATGAACATGATTAGTGTCATCCTGACATGTGGTTAATAATTCTTTAacccctgctgctgtttttcaggacGAGGACGAGGTGGACCAGGGAACAATGGTGCGAGCCGGAACAGGCGACTCAGGAACGATCCGGGCTGCTGGTTCGTTAGCGAGTTCACTCGGTGGTACTGCTCGGACTATGATCGAACACGATGACACTGGAACCATGCAGTCACAGCTGGGCACCATGGTCATCAACTCtgacgatgatgatgaggaagaagcTGGTACTATGAAAAGTAAGACCTTTCACATACACTCACATACGCATAATGTGTGTCCGTCACATACTGTACGTATCCTCTACAGAGTTAAACATATAGAGACATGTTACACAAATAGAGGTCGTCATGTGTGACCAAGACTGAAGAATTGTCTCCCAGTTAACTGAACAAAGTGTAAGAGGAACCAGCTGATGAGAAACATGCTGACGCTACATTCAAACATAGTTACTGTGTGGACATGAGCTGATCGTCACCACATCTGACCCTCTTCATAGACTGAAACTGTGTTTGAAATCCTTAAatcaaggagaaaaaaacttcAACTGGTCTCACAGATGATCTTTAATAAGTCTCTTCATCATTCTGGAGTAGAATGATTCTGTGAACCAGCTGCCTGTTGTTCATCTGCATTTAATCTtccaaaaaaaagtgcagctgTTGAGTTCCTGTTTCATCCACTAGAGGTCACAGTGTGACCATCACTGACTTACTGTGAACTGGTGGACAACTGTGgcttgtgtctgttttcactgtatCATCTTGTACATGTGCTACAAGACAGGAAATTAATGCTTTCATCCACCAGCGAGAGTAGCTGTTGACTTCCAGAGTGGTTTTTGTCGTGGAAAATAGTGCATATCCCATAACAAGAACCCATTAATTTCTCTGTTGGCAGATTTTGTCCACAAATCTCAACAAATCTTTGATTAAATTCTCCGTGTTCATGGTGATATTTTAATAATGCATCCTTGTACAATTTACAGCATTAGTTCTCTTAGATTTCTTTCATATATGGGCAAAATTTGTATTACTGAAATATCCCTGGAAGCTGGATTGAAAACCTGGATGGTGTGTTCATTTAGCAGGCTGAAGGCTCATGAACATGCCATTAAACTAGAATAATTGTTTCCAGAGTAACACTGTTAACAGCCTTTCTTGTAAAATGAGCTCTCCAGgctaatacaaaaacaaactctggcTTTGTGGTTTACACATAATGTCCagttttactgatttattttcagtgacTGACCAAATTAATGCAAACACTTGCACAGATGGATGATGAAACCCGGCGTTAAATTAATCATGAAATACAGCAGCACTGCTGCACTCAGACATTAACTGTTCTTTTATCTGTACTTTTTAACGTTGTGGTGTAAATTGTTACCACAGTGTTGTGGCTTCTCCTCTGCTGAGCTCCTCcatattaacacacacagagcgggTCAGTAAACAGCAGAACTGAAGTTTACTTGTGTCGACAGCAACAATGCTCATTACTGGTAGTGCAGCAAGTTCTTGTCAGTACTCACACAGTACACCTGTTCAACAAGCATAAAGGTGTAAACATGAAGGAAGCGATATTCTAACctgctctgtctgcagtctgtcattgataaaatgttaatgctTAATAGATATGATGTGATCATCAGAAGAGTTTCCCAATTTGGGACATGTCTTTGATTGACTTGTTTAATCTTTGGAGGACATGTGAACAAGATCAGTGTAGCTACTGGGACAGATAAAAAACCAGCTGTGGTCCTGAGGGCCTGGATGAGGAACAACTTCTGTTTAAGAATGTGGTGACTCATAAACTTCTGTCAGTATCCCACTTAATACAATGAATATTTTACCTTCTGCTGGACTGTGTCATTTGTTCAGAGATGTGTTGGTGTTGCTTCAGTCTGTTGGAGTCTTTTTGCAGTGTGGGAGTTGTAAGCGTTGGATGTATCGGCTGCTTTTGGAGTCTCAATAAGAGTTGGACATCAGTGCTGGCAGCCTGTgggtgtgtttaatgtgtttgttttcatgtgctAAGAATTAACCCCAATGAGACACAACAGCACAGtgagtttggtgtgtgtgtgtgtgtgtgtgtgtgtgtgtgtgtgtgtgtgtgtgtgtgtgtgtgtgtgtgtgtgtgtgtgtgtgtgtgtgtgtgtgtgtgtgtgtgtgtgtgtgtgtgtgtgtgtgtgtgtgtgtttgccctgtGCGTCTCCAGTAATGCACACAGCTGATGCTTGTTGTAGTttgctgatgaaaacaaagctaCTGTGGAAACTTATGTCAGATTATTAGAACGCCTACATCGCATCTATTGAGATTTATGTTTAAGTCACCGGGGCCTCGTAGCAGTAATGAACACTGGCAGGAAGAGGCAGCATGTGGACGCCCTGCAGTGTCCAAAACAGTCAAAATAGTCTGAAGTTATGAGGACAGAACAACCGCGTAATGAGCCAAACATACAGCTGGAGTCGACACCTCCACACACTAGAAGTGATGCAAGATCATCTGGAAAAAAGACACTGATGTTACGTTTTTCCGTTTGTATTTTTTGAAGCTTTGTGCAGCTCAAGCTGAGTGTCATGTTGTTCTTCTATACTGACGATCCCAAAACAATCGAGATggacaaacagcacaacacataGGAACGTTACATTGTGTGATTTTGGAgtaaactgttcctttaagaaacacacactcaacatgAACATGCTgagagatgcacacacacacacacacacacacacactctgtctcctctctgatgTCCGACTATTAAGTTAGTATTGATCTCGACTGCTGGCAGTTCAATCCACATTAACACAGGAACATTTAGAGCTCATAATTACATTAGAGCCCCGATACCcttcagttctgtgtgtgtctgttgtgtaaTGTCTGTGCTCTAGTGCTTTTCTACAAAGTTggtcctgtgtgtgttcgtgtgtgtatgtgtgcgtgtgcatccCAAACTAATGACCACAATCTGATGCTGAAGGAGCCTTGAGGATTGAGATAAGATATTAGATCAGTTATTGATCCTCTCTAATGGTTCCGAATAATAGAAAGcctttttatttacactgattAGCCTCTAACCCTCTCTGACTGGAATCCTTGATAGAAGTCATCTGTCATTGTCTGCTGCATTACTTCTCCAAGTCATTCACAATTGGGTTAATTTAATTATCTGACAAATGTAACCAGCAggatattaaaatattaaactcCAACATTAGAGTCCACCACAGTACACAGAGGTATTTTTCCAACAGATGTTGTAATCTTGGATCATCTAACAATGCAGTTTTTAGAGTCCTACTTTGTGCCCTCCCTCCGGACCGCTCCCAGTAACACTGCACTGTTTTCTGTTAAATCTCACCTTATTAGAGTTTCCACAATGATTCAGGCCTTTTCTGCCTTTTG contains:
- the LOC119020560 gene encoding serine/threonine-protein kinase 4-like; the encoded protein is MESTSGVQMRNHPRRQLKKLSEDSLTKQPEEVFDVLEKLGEGSYGCVFKAHYKETGEIVAIKQVPVESDLQEIIKEISIMQQCNSPHVVRYYGSYFKNSDLWIVMEYCGAGSVSDIIRIRNKTLTEEEIATIVQSTLKGLEYLHFMRKIHRDIKAGNILLNTEGQAKLADFGVAGQLTDTMAKRNTVIGTPFWMAPEVIQEIGYNCVADIWSLGITAIEMAEGKPPYADIHPMRAIFMIPTNPPPTFRNPDLWSESFRDFVSQCLVKNPETRATATQLLQHPFIKSAKPNSILRALITDAMEIKLKRQEEAEQREQEADDDDNSDEDEVDQGTMVRAGTGDSGTIRAAGSLASSLGGTARTMIEHDDTGTMQSQLGTMVINSDDDDEEEAGTMKRRDETMQPSKPSFLEYFEQKEKEANSHNDGGGKGENYADNRKLPAEGDLQVVSTWSVDELRLRLASLDPQMEQEIEEIRQRYQAKRKPILDAIEAKKRRQQNF